In the Numida meleagris isolate 19003 breed g44 Domestic line chromosome 5, NumMel1.0, whole genome shotgun sequence genome, one interval contains:
- the TMEM237 gene encoding transmembrane protein 237 isoform X1 produces MAEPRAGLERCPPRALPPVPSGNQDDIPLSRPKKRKPKGKTPLDDIVQATVRRPSESSEPLTPEPQDVPPQRKRKKKKVPPDSETSFTQQNIASLFQNGNGVDIPEAEETVVRKQRKRTKKARAAETHCSNDLEVEEDDIIEDEHRRSPDQQPVFAAPTGISQPVSKVFVEKNRRFQAADRAELIKTTENINVLLDVKSSWTTRDVALSVHRSFRVIGLFSHGFLAGYAVWNIVVIYILAGNQLTTVSNLLQQYKMLAYPAQSLFYLLLSISTVSAFDRIDLAKASVALRGFLTLDPAALASFLYFTALILSLSQQMTCDRINLYTPPSENGSIWTAGTEEEILQPWIVVNLVVSILVGASWIFLSYRPELDHSEELMFHTEVEEFPQGVIIPRVQP; encoded by the exons ATGGCGGAGCCGCGGGCGGGCCTCGAGCGG TGCCCCCCGCGTGCCCTCCCTCCAGTGCCAAG TGGAAACCAGG atgaCATTCCACTCAGTCGtcccaaaaaaagaaagcccaaAGGAAAGACTCCTTTAG ATGACATTGTCCAAGCAACTGTTCGTCGGCCATCTGAAAGCAGTGAGCCCCTAACTCCTGAACCTCAGGATGTCCCTCCTCAGCGGAAGcgcaagaaaaagaaagtaccTCCTG ATTCTGAGACATCCTTTACCCAGCAGAACATTGCATCCTtatttcagaatggaaatggTGTGGACATTCctgaagctgaagaaacagTGGTCcgcaaacagagaaaaagaaccAA GAAAGCTCGGGCAGCAGAAACACACTGTTCCAATGATCTGGAAGTGGAGGAGGATGACATTATTGAAGATGAGCACAGGAGGAGCCCAGATCAGCAGCCTGTGTTTGCTGCTCCCACTGGAATTAGCCAGCCTGTTAGCAAGGTGTTTGTTGAAAAAAATC GGCGTTTTCAAGCAGCTGACCGTGCAGAATTGAttaaaaccactgaaaatatCAACGTGCTTTTGGATGTGAAGTCTTCTTGGACCACCAGAGATGTCGCCCTCTCAGTGCACCGAAGTTTCAG GGTGATCGGACTCTTTAGCCACGGCTTTCTTGCTGGCTATGCTGTATGGAACATCGTTGTTATCTACATTTTGGCAGGAAATCAGCTTACCACGGTTTCTAATCTGCTCCAGCAGTATAAGATGCTAGCCTACCCTGCTCAAAGTTTGTTCTATTTGTTGCTGTCTATCAGTACAGTCTCAGCCTTTGACAG GATTGATTTGGCAAAAGCATCAGTTGCACTGAGGGGTTTTCTTACCCTAgacccagcagcactggcttCATTCT tgtaCTTCACTGCTCTTATCTTATCCTTAAGTCAGCAGATGACATGTGACAGAATTAACCTCTACACACCGCCTTCAGAAAATGGCAGCATCTG GACTGCAGGTACggaggaagaaattcttcagccATGGATTGTGGTGAATCTGGTAGTGTCTATACTAGTTGGGGCAAGTTGGATCTTCTTGTCTTATCGACCAGAACTAGACCACAGTGAAG aactGATGTTTCATACTGAAGTTGAGGAATTTCCCCAGGGAGTTATCATACCCAGAGTCCAGCCGTAG
- the TMEM237 gene encoding transmembrane protein 237 isoform X2 produces MGKKQVCPPRALPPVPSGNQDDIPLSRPKKRKPKGKTPLDDIVQATVRRPSESSEPLTPEPQDVPPQRKRKKKKVPPDSETSFTQQNIASLFQNGNGVDIPEAEETVVRKQRKRTKKARAAETHCSNDLEVEEDDIIEDEHRRSPDQQPVFAAPTGISQPVSKVFVEKNRRFQAADRAELIKTTENINVLLDVKSSWTTRDVALSVHRSFRVIGLFSHGFLAGYAVWNIVVIYILAGNQLTTVSNLLQQYKMLAYPAQSLFYLLLSISTVSAFDRIDLAKASVALRGFLTLDPAALASFLYFTALILSLSQQMTCDRINLYTPPSENGSIWTAGTEEEILQPWIVVNLVVSILVGASWIFLSYRPELDHSEELMFHTEVEEFPQGVIIPRVQP; encoded by the exons atggggaaaaaacaagtg TGCCCCCCGCGTGCCCTCCCTCCAGTGCCAAG TGGAAACCAGG atgaCATTCCACTCAGTCGtcccaaaaaaagaaagcccaaAGGAAAGACTCCTTTAG ATGACATTGTCCAAGCAACTGTTCGTCGGCCATCTGAAAGCAGTGAGCCCCTAACTCCTGAACCTCAGGATGTCCCTCCTCAGCGGAAGcgcaagaaaaagaaagtaccTCCTG ATTCTGAGACATCCTTTACCCAGCAGAACATTGCATCCTtatttcagaatggaaatggTGTGGACATTCctgaagctgaagaaacagTGGTCcgcaaacagagaaaaagaaccAA GAAAGCTCGGGCAGCAGAAACACACTGTTCCAATGATCTGGAAGTGGAGGAGGATGACATTATTGAAGATGAGCACAGGAGGAGCCCAGATCAGCAGCCTGTGTTTGCTGCTCCCACTGGAATTAGCCAGCCTGTTAGCAAGGTGTTTGTTGAAAAAAATC GGCGTTTTCAAGCAGCTGACCGTGCAGAATTGAttaaaaccactgaaaatatCAACGTGCTTTTGGATGTGAAGTCTTCTTGGACCACCAGAGATGTCGCCCTCTCAGTGCACCGAAGTTTCAG GGTGATCGGACTCTTTAGCCACGGCTTTCTTGCTGGCTATGCTGTATGGAACATCGTTGTTATCTACATTTTGGCAGGAAATCAGCTTACCACGGTTTCTAATCTGCTCCAGCAGTATAAGATGCTAGCCTACCCTGCTCAAAGTTTGTTCTATTTGTTGCTGTCTATCAGTACAGTCTCAGCCTTTGACAG GATTGATTTGGCAAAAGCATCAGTTGCACTGAGGGGTTTTCTTACCCTAgacccagcagcactggcttCATTCT tgtaCTTCACTGCTCTTATCTTATCCTTAAGTCAGCAGATGACATGTGACAGAATTAACCTCTACACACCGCCTTCAGAAAATGGCAGCATCTG GACTGCAGGTACggaggaagaaattcttcagccATGGATTGTGGTGAATCTGGTAGTGTCTATACTAGTTGGGGCAAGTTGGATCTTCTTGTCTTATCGACCAGAACTAGACCACAGTGAAG aactGATGTTTCATACTGAAGTTGAGGAATTTCCCCAGGGAGTTATCATACCCAGAGTCCAGCCGTAG